A portion of the Zymoseptoria tritici IPO323 chromosome 8, whole genome shotgun sequence genome contains these proteins:
- the MAN1.2 gene encoding alpha-1,2-mannosidase (Glycoside hydrolase. . Probably involved in post-translational modification of cell wall mannoside-containing proteins. Probably envolved in cell wall biogenesis and struchture. Theoretical pI: 4.69): MFFKHELLLLGVSALSLAQVCAATDNFNLVDPLIGSLDGGNVFVGASLPFGMAKAVADVSGANTPGFSDDFSNITGFSALHDSGTGGKPSMGNFPISVQPFCEGDTIDGCKYGSKYERAVNYTNGTVEAKPGYFAIGLDDGVNVEMTVTEHTALYNFHVPANSSSPFFMVDLTDLSDSRQNASVYVDPDTGRISGNGTFIPSFGVGSYQTYFCADFKGAAIRDTGVWSNTRGGTGPKELFINRGYNLIYLQGGAFIRFQDPTNGTVQVRMGVSFMSTEQACSNAEREISDWDFDRVRGDAEDQWKQKLSGVTISPGGASEDLQKTFFSGIYRTLISPQNYTGENPLWQTSEPYFDSFYCIWDSFRTEFPFLAITQPEVLSQLVRSLIDTYVHVGWLPDCRMTLCKGFSQGGSNADVVIADAYLKSISNINWDLAYEAVVNDAENEPFEWGAEGRGGLQSWHALGYIPVNDFDYLGFGPPFHSISRTLEYAYNDYTIAVLANKLNKSSDAEKYLSRASNWKNLHKKDQIAIHPNGTDTGFVGYFQPKYANGTWRYQDPVECSPLGAFCSYSGNPKETFESAIWEYQFFVPHDQAALITLLDGKEAFIRRLDYLHESGLLDIGNEPSELTCFQYHYAGRPGRSSYRLHTYIPASFNSSRNGLPGNDDSGASGSFVAFAMSGLFPVAGQNVYLIIPPLFESVEYKHPITGKVAKIANANFDPEYKRIYIQNATLDGEPYTKNWIGHDFFLNGGTLEFQLGEQESEWGTRDEDLPPSVSGEGGQYSFGGGMDSL; the protein is encoded by the coding sequence ATGTTCTTCAAACATGAGCTGCTCCTGCTCGGAGTTTCGGCCTTGTCACTGGCTCAAGTATGTGCCGCAACCGACAACTTCAATCTGGTCGATCCTCTGATCGGTTCCCTCGACGGCGGCAATGTCTTTGTCGGCGCCTCACTCCCATTCGGCATGGCAAAAGCGGTGGCCGACGTGTCTGGAGCGAACACTCCTGGGTTCTCGGACGACTTCTCCAACATCACGGGCTTCTCTGCGCTTCACGACTCGGGTACCGGCGGAAAGCCATCTATGGGCAACTTCCCAATCTCCGTGCAGCCATTCTGCGAAGGAGACACCATAGATGGATGCAAATACGGCTCCAAGTATGAGCGGGCTGTGAATTACACCAATGGAACGGTCGAGGCGAAACCTGGCTACTTTGCAATAGGGCTGGATGATGGCGTCAACGTGGAGATGACCGTCACCGAACATACCGCCTTGTACAACTTCCATGTTCCGGCCAACAGCTCCAGTCCGTTCTTCATGGTCGATCTCACAGATTTGAGCGACAGCCGGCAAAACGCTAGTGTATACGTTGATCCGGACACTGGCAGAATATCCGGCAATGGTACCTTCATTCCCAGCTTTGGAGTAGGTTCATACCAAACGTACTTTTGTGCAGACTTCAAAGGTGCAGCCATTCGCGACACTGGAGTGTGGTCCAACACACGTGGTGGCACGGGACCAAAGGAGCTCTTCATCAACCGAGGATACAATCTCATCTATCTCCAAGGTGGAGCCTTTATCAGATTCCAAGATCCTACCAATGGCACAGTGCAGGTGCGCATGGGCGTCAGTTTTATGAGCACCGAACAAGCGTGCAGCAATGCCGAGCGAGAGATTTCAGACTGGGACTTTGATCGTGTGAGAGGAGATGCGGAGGATCAGTGGAAGCAAAAGCTGTCCGGTGTGACGATCTCACCTGGAGGCGCCTCAGAAGATCTTCAAAAGACCTTTTTCTCCGGGATCTATCGAACGCTCATCTCTCCTCAGAACTATACCGGCGAGAACCCTCTCTGGCAAACATCCGAGCCTTACTTTGACAGTTTCTATTGCATCTGGGACTCCTTCCGTACGGAGTTCCCATTCCTTGCCATCACCCAGCCAGAAGTCCTTTCGCAGCTTGTCCGAAGTCTCATCGATACATACGTCCACGTCGGGTGGCTTCCAGACTGCCGCATGACTCTGTGCAAGGGTTTCTCGCAAGGAGGATCCAACGCGGACGTGGTCATTGCCGACGCTTACCTCAAGTCCATCTCGAACATCAACTGGGACCTCGCATACGAAGCAGTAGTCAATGATGCCGAGAACGAACCCTTCGAGTGGGGAGCCGAAGGCCGCGGTGGTCTGCAATCATGGCACGCTCTAGGCTACATCCCAGTCAACGACTTCGACTATCTTGGTTTCGGCCCGCCCTTCCACTCCATCAGCCGCACTCTCGAATACGCATATAACGACTACACCATCGCCGTTCTCGCCAACAAACTCAACAAATCCAGCGATGCAGAGAAGTACCTCTCCCGCGCCTCCAACTGGAAAAACCTCCACAAGAAAGACCAGATCGCCATCCACCCCAATGGCACCGACACGGGTTTCGTGGGCTACTTCCAGCCGAAGTATGCGAACGGCACATGGCGGTATCAGGATCCTGTCGAGTGTTCACCCTTAGGTGCCTTTTGCAGCTACTCCGGTAATCCAAAGGAGACCTTCGAGTCCGCCATCTGGGAGTATCAATTCTTCGTCCCACACGACCAAGCCGCACTCATCACTCTGTTGGACGGGAAGGAGGCGTTCATCCGCAGACTCGACTACCTGCACGAATCTGGTCTTCTCGACATCGGCAACGAACCATCAGAGTTGACATGCTTCCAATACCACTACGCCGGCCGACCAGGACGTTCCTCCTACCGCTTACACACCTACATCCCCGCATCCTTCAACTCGAGCCGCAACGGCTTACCCGGCAACGATGACAGCGGCGCATCCGGCTCATTCGTAGCATTCGCTATGTCCGGTCTCTTCCCCGTCGCTGGGCAGAATGTCTACCTCATCATCCCACCGCTTTTCGAGAGCGTGGAGTACAAGCATCCGATCACCGGCAAGGTAGCCAAGATCGCGAATGCGAATTTCGATCCGGAGTACAAGCGGATTTATATTCAGAATGCGACGTTGGATGGAGAGCCGTATACGAAGAATTGGATCGGGCATGACTTCTTTTTGAATGGTGGGACGTTGGAGTTTCAGCTTGGGGAACAGGAGAGTGAGTGGGGGACGAGGGATGAGGATTTGCCGCCGAGTGTGTCGGGTGAAGGGGGACAGTATTCTTTTGGTGGAGGGATGGATAGTCTGTAG